In Oncorhynchus keta strain PuntledgeMale-10-30-2019 chromosome 19, Oket_V2, whole genome shotgun sequence, a single genomic region encodes these proteins:
- the LOC118398462 gene encoding kelch repeat and BTB domain-containing protein 11-like has product MDNSAQCIPDLCLHSVDADTPPACHEKEQVDKMALLMQDFVGNIPEITDPDENQNFGYQCITETNRPLVEMDNGGMGLGFYNGSQPRNGSGNANDDQKHMSLTHCNTPQLNKEQPCSIERDAVEDNCRAQADVAHSLGYSVCCLDDETQAQSTPLACEVSGGAVKYHCLIDKASSQVEHKEGSSASVTYCIAAEALTIHQRGQTGSAGQNAVWGESDPDATRGNSALQSRQEGCGYGNGVFASKEETDLVIEVSGKKLGAHKAVLAEKSDYFKARQSRDVLRVKGLSFKTLTILVDYIYSCRMEVSKDNIVEVITGAKILQIPCAVQAALDTMSEQITAENCYDILTIAKKQRLSELKEKAYKYMSDNFLQILRDPGVYGRLTGGERELIITRRMEGKRALMVAEINEVYDGAGSRPTSRENSRPQSPLSIVSLNENRAIYYYNTETKDWKVLTKMPDEINTKGSGICTMYNYLFVAGGIKRQDDKGKVSDKVFCYNPLTDSWSEIRPLSEGRSQLKLVAMDGYLFAIGGECLFTVEKYDPRLDRWRPVAPLPKGAFAIAHEATTCNGEMFVSGGSLFYRLLRYDTKRDDWEECPFNNSRKKSTDMVAFKNFIYRFDVNRDYGVNVFKYNTVVKIWHNSASLEQTNPLPFRCAVIGNTIYCVNKSQTLQFVVEEENEQFLPEALALKAPVEAKGALVPFVLALPKTA; this is encoded by the coding sequence ATGGATAACAGTGCCCAGTGCATCCCAGACTTGTGCCTACACAGTGTTGATGCTGATACACCACCTGCCTGTCACGAGAAAGAGCAGGTGGACAAAATGGCTCTGCTGATGCAGGACTTCGTTGGAAATATACCCGAGATAACAGATCCAGACGAGAATCAAAACTTTGGGTACCAGTGTATTACGGAGACTAATAGACCACTTGTTGAAATGGACAATGGAGGGATGGGTCTTGGATTTTATAATGGTAGCCAACCAAGGAATGGCTCAGGAAATGCAAATGATGATCAAAAGCATATGTCATTAACACATTGCAATACCCCACAGCTCAACAAAGAGCAGCCCTGTTCAATAGAGCGCGATGCGGTAGAGGATAATTGCCGCGCACAGGCTGACGTGGCGCACAGCCTGGGATATTCCGTCTGCTGCCTGGATGACGAAACGCAAGCACAGAGCACCCCTCTCGCGTGTGAAGTCAGCGGAGGAGCTGTGAAATATCACTGTCTGATTGATAAAGCGAGTTCCCAGGTGGAGCATAAGGAGGGGAGCTCTGCGTCTGTCACCTATTGTATCGCTGCAGAAGCGCTGACAATACATCAGCGCGGACAGACAGGCAGTGCGGGACAGAATGCTGTGTGGGGAGAAAGCGACCCAGACGCTACACGGGGAAACTCAGCACTGCAGTCGAGGCAGGAAGGATGTGGATATGGAAACGGAGTCTTTGCTTCTAAAGAGGAGACGGATTTAGTGATTGAAGTGTCTGGAAAGAAACTTGGAGCGCATAAAGCCGTTTTGGCAGAGAAAAGTGACTATTTCAAGGCGCGGCAGTCCCGAGACGTATTGCGAGTGAAGGGATTGAGTTTTAAGACTTTGACCATTTTGGTGGATTACATTTACTCATGCCGAATGGAGGTTAGTAAGGATAATATTGTAGAGGTCATCACCGGAGCTAAAATATTACAAATCCCCTGCGCGGTTCAAGCTGCTCTCGATACAATGTCGGAGCAGATTACAGCCGAGAACTGCTATGATATTTTGACAATAGCCAAAAAGCAACGTCTCAGCGAGTTGAAGGAGAAAGCCTACAAGTACATGAGTGACAATTTCTTGCAAATACTGCGGGATCCCGGTGTCTATGGGCGTTTGaccggaggggagagagaactaATTATCACCAGgagaatggagggaaagagggcgTTGATGGTGGCTGAAATCAACGAGGTGTATGACGGCGCCGGGAGCAGACCTACAAGTCGTGAGAACAGTCGTCCTCAGAGCCCTCTATCCATAGTGTCCCTGAATGAGAATCGTGCGATCTACTATTACAACACGGAGACAAAGGACTGGAAAGTGCTGACGAAGATGCcggatgaaatcaacacaaaggGCTCTGGGATATGCACCATGTACAATTACCTATTCGTGGCAGGTGGAATCAAAAGGCAGGACGACAAAGGCAAAGTCTCGGACAAGGTGTTCTGCTACAACCCGCTCACTGACAGCTGGAGCGAAATTCGACCGCTCTCCGAGGGTCGGTCTCAGCTCAAACTGGTGGCCATGGACGGCTACCTGTTTGCAATCGGAGGGGAATGTCTCTTTACGGTGGAGAAATATGACCCTCGCCTGGATAGATGGCGCCCAGTGGCGCCACTACCAAAAGGGGCTTTTGCTATTGCGCACGAGGCAACAACCTGCAATGGAGAGATGTTCGTGTCCGGGGGCTCTCTATTTTATCGTCTGCTAAGATATGACACTAAAAGAGACGACTGGGAGGAATGCCCGTTCAACAACAGCAGGAAGAAATCCACCGACATGGTGGCATTCAAAAACTTCATCTACAGGTTTGATGTCAACCGTGACTACGGTGTCAACGTGTTCAAATACAACACCGTGGTAAAGATATGGCACAACAGTGCGTCCCTGGAGCAGACCAACCCCTTGCCCTTTCGCTGTGCTGTCATTGGCAACACCATTTACTGTGTGAACAAGTCCCAAACATTGCAGTTTGTTGTGGAAGAGGAGAATGAACAGTTTTTGCCTGAGGCACTGGCACTCAAAGCACCTGTAGAGGCAAAAGGTGCCCTTGTCCCATTTGTCCTGGCTCTTCCCAAGACAGCCTGA